ACCAGGGCGCGGATGTCGTCGCGGCTTTTGATCGCCGGGCCCAGGGTGGCGAGGATCTTTACTTTTTTATCAGGAGTCATTTTCGAGGACCAGGATGGCGCGGAAGTCGTTGACGTTGGTGCGGGTCGGCCTGGTGATCACCAGGTCGCCCAGTTCGGCGAAGAAGCCGTAGCCGTTGTTGTTGTCGAGCTCGTGCAGCGGATTCAGGCCGGCCTTGAGGGCGCGGCTGTAGCTGCACGGGCTCATCAGGGCACCGGCGTTGCTTTCCATGCCGTCGATGCCGTCGGTGTCCCCCGCCAGGGCCCAGATGTTCGGTTCACCCTTGAGGTCGGCGGTGAGGCTGAGGAGAAATTCTGCATTGCGTCCGCCACGGCCATTGCCGCGCACGGTCACGGTGGTCTCGCCACCGGAGAGGATCAGGCACGGCGCCTTGAGCGGCTGGCCATGCTTGCGGATCTGTCGGGCGATGCCGGCGTGGACCTTGGCGACCTCGCGGGATTCGCCTTCCAGGTCGCCCAGGATCAGCGCCGGGATGCCGGCGGCTTCGGCCTTGGCGGCCACTGCATCGAGGGCGTGCTGCGGCGTGGCGATCAGCTTGAAGTGGCTGCGCGACAGGCACTCGTCACCGGGTTTGACGGTTTCCGAGCGCGGGTCTTCCAGCCAGGCGCGCACGTTCGCCGGAACCTCGATGGCGTAGCGCTTGAGGATCGCCAGGGCGTCGGCGGAGGTGGTCGGGTCGCCCACGGTGGGGCCGGAGGCGATCACCGTGGCCTCGTCGCCGGGGACGTCGGAGATTGCGTAGGTGTACACGCTGGCCGGCCAGCAGGCGCGGGCCAGGCGCCCGCCCTTGATGGCCGAGAGGTGCTTGCGCACGCAGTTCATTTCGCTGATGGCGGCGCCGGATTTGAGCAGCGCCTTGTTCACGCTGCGCTTGTCGTCGAGGCTGATGCCGTCGGCCGGCAGGGCGAGCAGGGCGGAGCCGCCGCCGGAGAGCAGGAAGATCACCCGGTCGTTCTCGGTCAGCCCGCTGATCAGCTCCAGCACGCGGCGCGCAACGCGCTCGCCGGCATCGTCCGGCACCGGGTGCGAGGCTTCCACCACTTCGATGCTGCGGCAATCGGCGCCGTAGCCATAGGGCGCCACGACCAGGCCCTGGACCTGGCCGTTCCAGTGCTTCTCGGCGACTTCGGCCATCGCCCCGGCGGCCTTGCCGGCGCCGATGACGATGGTGCGGCCGCCCTGGTCGGTGGGCAGATGCTGCGCCAGTACCTGGGCCGGATGCGCGGCGGCGATGGCGGTGTCGAACAGCTCGCGCAGGAAGGCGCGTGGGTCCAGGCTCATGACGGGGCTCCCGTGATTCTTGTTGTGGTGTATCCATGACTCAGGCTTCTGCGGGGCAGAAGGTTCTCTGCGCGCAGAAGACTCAGCGATGGATTCGAACGCCCCGGCCGGCGAGGCCGTGATTCCCTCCGGCCGGGTGTTCGAGTCGCTTTGCAGCGTGACGGGCGACGTCACTCCCATAACTTCGCCTGTCACTTTGCTCTGTGGCGGATAACGCCTTTGGCGTTATGCGCCCTACGTTGACGTACCTCGTAGGGCGCATGAAGCGGAACGCTTCATCCGCCGATTCTCAGTCCTTGCGGATCGAGAAGTTGGCCATGTGCTCCAGGCCCTTGATCAGGCCGGAGTGGTCCCAGTTGCTGCCGCCGATGGCCGCGCAGGTGCTGAACACTTGCTGGGCGTTGGCGGTGTTGGGCAGGTTCAGGCCCAGTTCGCGCGCGCCGGCCAGGGCCAGGTTGAGGTCCTTCTGGTGCAGGCTGATGCGGAAGCCCGGGTCGAAGGTGCCCTTGACCATGCGCTCGCCGTGTACCTCGAGGATGCGCGAGGAGGCGAAGCCGCCCATCAGCGCTTCACGCACCTTGGCCGGATCGGCGCCGTTCTTGGCGGCGAACAGCAGGGCTTCGGCGACGGCCTGGATGTTCAGGGCGACGATGATCTGGTTGGCCACCTTGGCGGTCTGGCCATCGCCATTGCCGCCGACGCGGGTGATGTTCTTGCCCATGGCCTGGAACAGCGGCAGGGCGCGTTCGAAGGTGTTCGGGCAGCCGCCGACCATGATGCTCAGGGAAGCGGCCTTGGCGCCGACTTCACCGCCGGAAACCGGGGCGTCCAGGTACTGTGCGCCAGTGGCCTTGATCTTCTCGGCGAAGGTCTTGGTGGCGGTGGGGGAGATCGAGCTCATGTCGATCACCACCTTGTTCGGGCCTACGCCTTCGGCGATGCCATCCTTGCGGAACAGGACGTCTTCGACCTGCGGGGTGTCCGGGACCATCACGATGATGAACTCGGCTTCCTGGGCGACTTCCTTGGGGTTGGCCAGGGCGACGGCGCCGCCGCTGGCCAGCTCGGCGGGAGCGGCATCGTGGTGGGTGGAAACGAAGATCTGGTGACCCGCTTTCTGCAGGTTCAGTGCCATGGGCAGGCCCATGATGCCGGTGCCGATGAATCCGATTTTGGCCATGAGGAATTCTCCTGGTTGTTCTTGTTGGGCTGACTGGCGCGGTGCGTACCCACCGCGCCTGCGAGCGGAATCAGATGACGTTGTGGCTCTTCAGCCAGCCGAGGCCGGCTTCGGTGGTGGTCTTGGGCTTGTATTCGCAGCCGATCCAGCCCTGGTAGCCGATGCGGTCCAGGTGCTCGAACAGGAAGCGGTAGTTGATCTCGCCGGTGCCCGGCTCGTGGCGGCCGGGGTTGTCGGCCAACTGCACGTGGTTGATCGAGGCGAGGTTCTTCTCGAGGGTCCGCGCCAGGTCACCTTCCATGATCTGCA
This Pseudomonas sp. ATCC 13867 DNA region includes the following protein-coding sequences:
- a CDS encoding 2-hydroxy-3-oxopropionate reductase, which translates into the protein MAKIGFIGTGIMGLPMALNLQKAGHQIFVSTHHDAAPAELASGGAVALANPKEVAQEAEFIIVMVPDTPQVEDVLFRKDGIAEGVGPNKVVIDMSSISPTATKTFAEKIKATGAQYLDAPVSGGEVGAKAASLSIMVGGCPNTFERALPLFQAMGKNITRVGGNGDGQTAKVANQIIVALNIQAVAEALLFAAKNGADPAKVREALMGGFASSRILEVHGERMVKGTFDPGFRISLHQKDLNLALAGARELGLNLPNTANAQQVFSTCAAIGGSNWDHSGLIKGLEHMANFSIRKD
- a CDS encoding glycerate kinase type-2 family protein; the protein is MSLDPRAFLRELFDTAIAAAHPAQVLAQHLPTDQGGRTIVIGAGKAAGAMAEVAEKHWNGQVQGLVVAPYGYGADCRSIEVVEASHPVPDDAGERVARRVLELISGLTENDRVIFLLSGGGSALLALPADGISLDDKRSVNKALLKSGAAISEMNCVRKHLSAIKGGRLARACWPASVYTYAISDVPGDEATVIASGPTVGDPTTSADALAILKRYAIEVPANVRAWLEDPRSETVKPGDECLSRSHFKLIATPQHALDAVAAKAEAAGIPALILGDLEGESREVAKVHAGIARQIRKHGQPLKAPCLILSGGETTVTVRGNGRGGRNAEFLLSLTADLKGEPNIWALAGDTDGIDGMESNAGALMSPCSYSRALKAGLNPLHELDNNNGYGFFAELGDLVITRPTRTNVNDFRAILVLENDS